The Desulfobaculum xiamenense DNA window ATCGGGATGCACGTAGAAGAGCACCTGATTGGTGTCCTCATGGAGCATGGCTGCCTTCTCAGAGATCAGCGGTTTGATGATAACCTTCGTGTATTCCATTACTTCAACCTCTCTTCGACGGCCTTGGCGGCGTCAGCCAGCATGATGAGCTGGTGGTGCCGGAGCACGTCGTAGACATTGAGCTGGTCTTGCTGAAGGATGGTGATACCGGGGATGTTACGGGCAGAAAGACTCAGAATTTTATCTTCGTCACTGGTAACAATCAAGGCCTTTTTGAGACCGAGATTCTTCATGATCTGCGCGAATTCCTTGGTCTTGGCTTCCTTCAGTTCGAAGCCCTTGAGCACGAGCATGCCGTCCTCGGCAACCCTGGAAGACAGGGCCATACGCAGAGCGAGACGGCGAACCTTCTTGTTCACCTTGAACTCGTAGCTGCGCGGCTGAGGACCGAACACGGTGCCGCCGCCCTTCCACAGGGGGCTGCGCAGGGAGCCGGCACGAGCGCGGCCGGTGCCCTTCTGGCGCCAGGGCTTCACACCACCGCCGCTGCAAAGAGCGCGGTTCTTTACAAGATGGGTGCCTGCACGCTGAGACGCGCGCTGGGCACGGACCACGAGGTTGAGAATTTCCGGGCGGACCGGAACCTCGAACACCTCGGGAGCGAGGCTAAGCTCGCCCACTTCTTTCTTTTCCTGGTCGTATATTTTCAAAACAGCCATGATTTCATCCTCATTACTGCTTGCGGACCATCACAAGGCCGTTCTTGGGACCGGGCACCTGACCCTTGAGGATGATCAGATTGTCCTCGGGACGAACATCCAGCACTTCCACGTTGATGCAAGTGACCTTCTTGTTGCCCATCTGACCAGCCATCTTCTTGCCCTTGAACACCTTGGAGGGCCATGCGCACTGACCAACGCTACCAGGGGCACGATGGAC harbors:
- the rplD gene encoding 50S ribosomal protein L4, with the protein product MAVLKIYDQEKKEVGELSLAPEVFEVPVRPEILNLVVRAQRASQRAGTHLVKNRALCSGGGVKPWRQKGTGRARAGSLRSPLWKGGGTVFGPQPRSYEFKVNKKVRRLALRMALSSRVAEDGMLVLKGFELKEAKTKEFAQIMKNLGLKKALIVTSDEDKILSLSARNIPGITILQQDQLNVYDVLRHHQLIMLADAAKAVEERLK